A part of Lacinutrix sp. 5H-3-7-4 genomic DNA contains:
- a CDS encoding bifunctional 4-hydroxy-2-oxoglutarate aldolase/2-dehydro-3-deoxy-phosphogluconate aldolase has translation MAQYSRIEVVEVMRKTGLVPLFYDSNFETCKTIAQTLYNAGARLIEFTARGDFAQDVFAKLVKFSIENLPGMILGVGSITDAASASNYMALGANFIVTPVFREDIAIVCNRRKVLWSPGCGSLTEIAKAEELGCEIVKLFPGGIYGPNFIKAIKGPQPWTTIMPTGGVSPTKENLESWFNAGATCVGMGSKLIVKDTQGNYDLSKIETLTKSSIAIIETLKS, from the coding sequence ATGGCACAATATTCAAGAATAGAAGTAGTAGAAGTAATGCGTAAAACAGGTTTAGTGCCTTTATTTTATGATAGTAATTTTGAAACTTGTAAAACTATAGCACAAACACTTTACAATGCAGGTGCTAGACTTATAGAGTTTACAGCACGAGGAGATTTTGCTCAAGATGTTTTTGCCAAACTTGTTAAGTTTTCAATAGAAAATTTACCAGGAATGATATTAGGCGTTGGCTCTATAACAGACGCAGCATCAGCATCAAATTATATGGCTTTAGGTGCTAATTTTATTGTAACTCCAGTTTTTAGAGAAGATATAGCAATAGTTTGTAATAGAAGAAAAGTATTGTGGTCACCAGGATGCGGTTCTCTAACAGAAATAGCAAAAGCCGAAGAGTTAGGCTGTGAAATTGTAAAACTATTTCCAGGAGGAATATATGGGCCAAATTTTATTAAAGCAATAAAAGGACCACAACCATGGACCACGATTATGCCTACAGGAGGTGTTTCGCCAACAAAAGAAAATTTAGAAAGTTGGTTTAATGCTGGAGCAACATGTGTAGGCATGGGATCAAAGCTTATTGTAAAAGATACTCAAGGTAATTACGATTTAAGTAAAATAGAAACCCTTACAAAATCTTCAATAGCTATTATAGAAACACTTAAATCTTAA
- a CDS encoding type II toxin-antitoxin system RelE/ParE family toxin: MALKIVWTPQAENGLDKVLDYLEKEWTIMEILNLEQNINDLLTRISKYPKICPQTGKYNNVHKGLVDKNNYIIYRIQPKKELIEIINFRGTKQKPIK; encoded by the coding sequence ATGGCATTAAAAATCGTTTGGACACCACAAGCTGAAAATGGATTAGATAAGGTTTTGGATTATTTAGAGAAAGAATGGACTATAATGGAAATTCTGAATTTAGAACAGAATATTAATGACCTTTTAACTCGAATAAGCAAATATCCTAAAATTTGTCCTCAAACTGGAAAGTATAATAATGTTCACAAAGGATTGGTTGACAAAAACAATTATATAATCTACAGAATTCAACCAAAAAAGGAATTAATTGAAATCATTAACTTTAGAGGAACGAAACAAAAACCGATAAAATAA
- a CDS encoding LacI family DNA-binding transcriptional regulator produces the protein METKITLKELSRISGFSVSTVSKAINNKLDISEKTKQLIHSIAKEHNYIPNTYAIGLRKKRTQAVAVIVPQVNTNFYSWFLFNLEKLAYNNGYKIVLYQSFESPEKEKECIKISSDGSVDGVILLSKNKPKISNNNYPLEFIQITEHQSKEQLEKYCIHSFNTLLKNIA, from the coding sequence TTGGAAACTAAAATTACATTAAAAGAATTATCTCGTATATCAGGTTTTTCTGTATCTACAGTTTCCAAAGCAATAAATAATAAGCTAGATATTAGCGAGAAAACTAAGCAGTTAATACATAGTATTGCAAAAGAGCATAATTATATTCCAAATACCTATGCTATAGGTTTAAGAAAAAAAAGAACTCAAGCAGTAGCAGTCATAGTGCCACAGGTTAATACAAATTTTTATAGCTGGTTTTTATTTAATTTAGAAAAACTAGCTTATAATAATGGTTATAAAATAGTGTTGTATCAATCTTTTGAATCTCCCGAAAAAGAAAAGGAGTGCATTAAAATTAGTAGTGATGGTAGTGTAGATGGTGTAATATTATTATCTAAAAACAAGCCTAAAATCTCAAATAATAATTACCCATTGGAGTTTATTCAAATAACAGAGCATCAATCTAAAGAGCAACTTGAAAAATACTGTATACATAGTTTTAATACATTATTAAAAAACATAGCATAA
- a CDS encoding SDR family NAD(P)-dependent oxidoreductase, producing the protein MSENKGKVAVVTGATGGIGFEVAKRLGQDGYTVILNGIDDESGAERLKELTSQGITAEYLGFDVTKEDQVTSNITQIGEKYGRIDVLVNNAGGLGGRSRFEEMTTDFYRNVMALNLDSVFFASRAAIPFLKKGEHPSIINYTSNAGWTAGGPGAGIYGTSKAGVHAITRALAKDLAEYGIRANAVSPGTIDTPFHAQIKATKPEVFASWANNIMLGRLGQPEDVAGVVSFLASKDASFITAETIQIGGGQALGI; encoded by the coding sequence ATGAGTGAAAATAAAGGAAAAGTAGCTGTGGTAACGGGAGCTACAGGAGGTATTGGGTTTGAAGTAGCAAAAAGATTAGGTCAAGATGGTTATACTGTTATATTAAACGGTATAGATGACGAATCTGGAGCAGAAAGATTAAAAGAGTTAACATCTCAAGGCATTACTGCAGAGTATCTTGGTTTTGATGTAACAAAAGAAGACCAAGTTACCTCAAACATTACTCAAATTGGAGAAAAATATGGAAGAATAGATGTACTTGTAAACAATGCAGGTGGATTAGGTGGTAGATCTCGTTTCGAAGAGATGACTACAGACTTCTATAGAAATGTAATGGCTTTAAACTTGGATTCAGTATTTTTTGCTTCAAGAGCGGCTATACCTTTTCTAAAAAAAGGAGAACATCCTTCAATAATTAATTATACCTCTAATGCAGGTTGGACTGCTGGTGGACCAGGAGCAGGAATTTATGGTACATCAAAAGCTGGAGTACATGCAATAACTAGAGCGCTAGCAAAAGATTTAGCAGAATATGGAATAAGAGCAAATGCAGTCTCTCCAGGAACTATAGACACGCCTTTCCATGCTCAAATTAAAGCAACAAAACCAGAGGTTTTTGCTTCGTGGGCAAATAATATTATGTTAGGAAGACTAGGTCAACCAGAAGATGTTGCTGGAGTAGTTTCTTTTTTAGCAAGTAAAGACGCCTCTTTTATTACAGCAGAGACAATCCAGATTGGTGGTGGTCAAGCTTTAGGTATATAA
- a CDS encoding transposase: protein MYKNDKVIRRYSEPFKLKILDELSKGKHTKSELCKLYSIAPTTVNEWIKKYNRKDLMNTRVKVETKDEISRIKALQKENEKLKKLLLKKDLDAMVEESYLEVAAEKLGYKNVQQLKKKLNI, encoded by the coding sequence ATGTACAAAAATGACAAAGTAATTAGACGGTATTCAGAACCTTTTAAATTAAAAATTCTGGATGAACTTAGTAAAGGTAAACACACAAAGAGCGAACTTTGTAAACTCTACTCTATTGCACCTACAACTGTTAACGAGTGGATTAAAAAGTATAATCGTAAAGACTTAATGAACACCAGAGTAAAAGTGGAAACTAAAGACGAAATATCTAGAATTAAAGCGCTACAAAAAGAGAATGAAAAACTTAAAAAGCTACTGCTTAAAAAGGATCTCGATGCTATGGTAGAAGAATCTTACCTGGAGGTAGCTGCTGAAAAATTAGGATATAAAAATGTTCAGCAACTTAAAAAAAAACTCAATATCTAG
- a CDS encoding sugar kinase has protein sequence MNKIVTFGEIMLRLSTERHLRFSQAKKFAATYGGGEFNVAVSLANYGIPAEFVTRLPENEIGACALKEMRKFNIESKNVVYGGDRLGIYFLETGAGTRGSNIVYDRANSSMATIERGSIDWESVFKDATWFHWSGITPAISESAAQECLEALKVAHKLGVTISSDLNYRSKLWQYGKEPNEVMPELLKYSNIILGDIDTAFFMLGKDKVNPNYQNETSLPVLYDQLFKLCPNLKTVATTLRYSVSASHQRIGGILYDGKSIYNADIKEVTPVVDRVGSGDAFMGGLIYGLVNDVNNKQRALNIAVAACCLKHTVSGDYNLITLNEIEKLLNGDSSGKVSR, from the coding sequence ATGAATAAAATTGTCACTTTCGGTGAGATTATGCTAAGACTTTCAACAGAGCGTCATTTAAGATTTTCACAAGCCAAAAAATTTGCAGCTACTTACGGTGGCGGAGAATTTAATGTAGCAGTATCTCTAGCTAACTATGGTATTCCTGCAGAGTTTGTTACTAGACTACCAGAAAACGAAATTGGAGCTTGTGCATTAAAAGAAATGCGTAAATTCAATATAGAATCTAAAAATGTAGTTTACGGTGGAGATAGATTAGGAATTTATTTTTTAGAAACAGGAGCAGGAACCAGAGGAAGTAATATAGTTTACGATAGAGCAAATAGTTCTATGGCAACTATAGAAAGAGGTTCAATAGATTGGGAATCTGTATTTAAAGATGCAACATGGTTTCATTGGAGTGGTATTACACCAGCAATTTCAGAGTCTGCTGCCCAAGAATGTTTAGAAGCTTTAAAAGTGGCTCATAAATTAGGAGTTACTATTTCTTCAGATTTAAATTATAGATCAAAACTGTGGCAGTATGGTAAAGAACCAAATGAAGTAATGCCAGAACTTTTAAAGTATAGTAACATTATTTTAGGAGATATAGATACCGCATTCTTTATGTTAGGTAAAGATAAAGTAAACCCTAACTATCAAAACGAAACATCCTTACCTGTTTTGTATGATCAACTTTTTAAGTTATGTCCTAATTTAAAAACAGTAGCAACAACTTTAAGATATTCTGTAAGCGCCTCACACCAGCGTATTGGTGGGATTTTGTATGATGGTAAAAGTATTTATAATGCAGATATTAAAGAAGTAACACCAGTTGTAGATAGAGTAGGTAGTGGAGATGCATTTATGGGAGGATTAATCTACGGGCTTGTAAACGATGTTAATAATAAACAAAGAGCATTAAATATAGCAGTAGCAGCATGTTGTTTAAAACATACTGTTTCTGGAGATTATAATTTAATTACACTAAATGAAATTGAAAAATTACTTAATGGAGATTCTTCAGGTAAAGTTTCAAGATAA
- a CDS encoding IS3 family transposase, translating into MKTRNRAKGFASLSTIASCFGLKRDAYYKYKSRADKRLKIEQQIIEIVSKRRKSLPREGVRKLEKSLKDDFIKANLKVGRDALFNVLRKHQMLTLRKKTSAKTTNSYHRFYKYNNLIKDMEITRPNQVWVSDITYIRTIKGFCYLALITDMHSRKIVGYDLSDSLELKGCVRALNKAIYQAKNIKQLIHHSDRGIQYCSNQYTQILKSKKIDICMTEENHCYENAMAERVNGILKDEFYLDQTFDNVAHAKRAAKNAINLYNEIRLHLSLDYKTPNMVYKLSA; encoded by the coding sequence ATTAAAACTAGAAATAGAGCTAAGGGATTTGCTTCTTTATCAACTATAGCTAGTTGTTTTGGACTTAAACGTGATGCGTATTATAAATACAAATCTAGAGCTGATAAACGTTTAAAAATAGAACAACAAATTATAGAAATTGTAAGTAAAAGACGTAAATCCCTTCCTAGAGAAGGCGTGCGTAAACTCGAAAAATCACTAAAAGACGATTTTATCAAAGCTAACTTAAAAGTTGGTAGAGATGCTTTGTTTAACGTGCTTAGAAAACACCAAATGCTGACTCTTAGAAAGAAAACTAGTGCCAAAACAACGAATTCTTATCATCGCTTTTACAAATATAATAACCTGATAAAAGATATGGAAATTACAAGGCCAAATCAAGTGTGGGTAAGTGATATAACATACATAAGAACTATTAAAGGTTTTTGTTATCTCGCTTTAATAACAGATATGCACTCTCGCAAAATTGTTGGCTATGATCTTAGTGATAGCTTGGAACTAAAAGGATGTGTAAGAGCGTTAAATAAAGCTATTTATCAAGCTAAAAACATTAAACAACTTATTCATCATTCCGATAGAGGAATACAGTATTGTAGCAATCAATACACCCAAATACTTAAAAGTAAAAAGATAGATATTTGTATGACTGAAGAAAATCATTGTTACGAAAATGCCATGGCTGAACGCGTAAACGGCATACTTAAAGATGAATTCTATCTCGACCAAACCTTTGATAACGTGGCTCACGCTAAAAGAGCTGCAAAAAATGCAATTAATTTATACAACGAAATAAGATTACATTTATCTTTAGACTATAAAACACCTAATATGGTATATAAATTATCAGCGTAA
- a CDS encoding DMT family transporter produces the protein MLKKAILYMVLSAIAFTFLNVFVKSLGDFSVYQIVFFRSLGSLFFTIPFIIKNKIPILGNQKKILIFRSVFGLISMTLFFLSLKHIATGTAVSIRYIAPVFAAIFAVFFLKEKIKIMQWFLFVLAFIGVIILKGIGNNLQTQGILYALISAIFAGLVYISIRKIGDKDHPVIVVNYFMVISVIVGGLLSISNWKTPIGSQWLTLLSLGFFGYFAQLYMTKAMQLGETNQIAPLKYLEVIFTMLIGVIWLSEKYTFWSIVGISLILLALVFNLIIKNKKRPKTNT, from the coding sequence ATGCTTAAAAAAGCAATACTATATATGGTTCTAAGTGCTATAGCATTTACATTTTTAAATGTATTTGTAAAATCTTTAGGCGATTTTAGTGTATATCAAATAGTTTTTTTTAGATCATTAGGCTCCTTGTTTTTTACGATTCCATTTATCATAAAAAATAAAATTCCCATATTAGGAAATCAAAAAAAAATCCTAATATTTCGTAGCGTTTTTGGTTTAATATCAATGACGCTTTTCTTTTTATCCTTAAAACACATAGCAACAGGAACGGCAGTATCAATACGTTACATAGCACCGGTTTTTGCAGCAATATTTGCAGTCTTTTTTTTAAAAGAAAAAATAAAAATAATGCAATGGTTTTTATTTGTTTTAGCCTTTATAGGTGTTATAATTTTAAAAGGAATAGGTAATAACTTGCAAACGCAAGGTATATTATATGCTTTAATTTCAGCAATATTCGCAGGTTTAGTTTACATAAGTATTAGAAAAATAGGAGATAAAGACCATCCAGTAATAGTAGTAAATTATTTTATGGTAATATCTGTAATAGTTGGAGGTTTATTGTCAATTAGCAACTGGAAAACACCAATAGGCTCACAATGGTTAACGTTGTTAAGTTTAGGCTTTTTTGGCTATTTTGCACAATTGTACATGACAAAAGCGATGCAGTTAGGCGAAACAAACCAAATAGCGCCATTAAAATATTTAGAAGTAATATTCACCATGCTAATAGGAGTAATATGGTTAAGCGAAAAATATACATTTTGGAGTATTGTAGGTATAAGCTTAATATTATTAGCATTAGTTTTTAACTTAATTATAAAAAATAAAAAACGTCCTAAAACTAATACTTAG
- a CDS encoding transposase, with protein sequence MYKNDKVIRRYSEPFKLKILAELTTGKHTKSELCKLYSIAPTTVNEWIKKYNCKY encoded by the coding sequence ATGTACAAAAACGACAAAGTAATTAGACGGTATTCAGAACCTTTTAAATTAAAAATTTTAGCCGAACTTACAACCGGAAAACACACAAAAAGCGAACTTTGTAAACTCTACTCTATTGCACCAACAACAGTCAATGAGTGGATTAAAAAGTATAATTGTAAATACTGA